From one Catenuloplanes nepalensis genomic stretch:
- a CDS encoding fumarate reductase/succinate dehydrogenase flavoprotein subunit, which translates to MTRTERHRYDVVVIGAGGAGLRAAIEARLAGRKTAIISKSLFGKAHTVMAEGGAAAAMGNVNSRDNWMVHFRDTMRGGKFLNNFRMAELHAREAPDRIWELETYGALFDRTPDGRISQRNFGGHEYPRLAHVGDRTGLEMIRTLQQKIVSLQQEDFREFGDYDARLRVFAETTITELMLDGDRIAGAFGYYRESGEFVLFEAPAVVLATGGVGKSYKVTSNSWEYTGDGHALALRAGATLINMEFLQFHPTGMVWPPSVKGILVTESVRGDGGVLKNSDGKRFMFGYVPDVFRKQYAETEEEADRWYTDPDHNRRPPELLPRDEVARAINTEVKEGRGTPAGGVYLDVSTRMPAETIRKRLPSMYHQFKELADVDITAQPMEVGPTCHYVMGGVEVDPDTTAALGRVRGLFAAGEVSGGMHGSNRLGGNSLSDLLVFGKRAGEHAASYVSSSSRPRVSAAALDAAVATALGPLERSGGDNPYHLQQELQAIMGDLVGIIRRESELSEALKRLHELRARVAAVSAAGGRRYNPGWHLALDLRNMLVVSECTARAALERAESRGGHTREDFPGMDPVWRQVNLVCALDGEDVTLARKPLPRMRPELLRLFERTEMSKYLTDEELAEFDALPEA; encoded by the coding sequence ATGACAAGAACGGAACGGCACCGGTACGACGTGGTGGTCATCGGCGCGGGCGGCGCCGGGCTGCGGGCCGCGATCGAGGCACGTCTCGCCGGGAGGAAGACCGCGATCATCTCGAAGTCGCTCTTCGGCAAGGCGCACACCGTGATGGCCGAGGGCGGCGCGGCCGCGGCGATGGGCAACGTCAACTCGCGCGACAACTGGATGGTCCACTTCCGGGACACCATGCGCGGCGGCAAGTTCCTGAACAACTTCCGGATGGCCGAGCTGCACGCGCGGGAGGCGCCGGACCGGATCTGGGAGCTGGAGACGTACGGCGCGCTGTTCGACCGGACCCCGGACGGGCGGATCTCGCAGCGCAACTTCGGCGGCCACGAGTACCCCCGGCTGGCCCACGTCGGCGACCGGACCGGGCTGGAGATGATCCGCACGCTGCAGCAGAAGATCGTCTCACTGCAGCAGGAGGACTTCCGGGAGTTCGGCGACTACGACGCGCGGCTGCGGGTCTTCGCCGAGACCACGATCACCGAGCTGATGCTGGACGGCGACCGGATCGCCGGCGCGTTCGGCTACTACCGCGAGTCCGGCGAGTTCGTGCTGTTCGAGGCGCCGGCCGTGGTGCTGGCCACCGGCGGCGTCGGCAAGTCCTACAAGGTCACGTCCAACTCCTGGGAGTACACCGGGGACGGCCACGCGCTCGCGCTCCGGGCCGGCGCGACGCTGATCAACATGGAGTTCCTGCAGTTCCACCCGACCGGCATGGTCTGGCCGCCGTCGGTGAAGGGCATCCTGGTCACCGAGTCGGTCCGCGGCGACGGCGGCGTGCTGAAGAACTCCGACGGCAAGCGCTTCATGTTCGGGTACGTCCCCGACGTCTTCCGCAAGCAGTACGCGGAGACCGAGGAGGAGGCCGACCGGTGGTACACCGACCCGGACCACAACCGCCGCCCGCCCGAGCTGCTCCCCCGCGACGAGGTGGCCCGCGCGATCAACACCGAGGTCAAGGAGGGCCGTGGCACCCCGGCCGGCGGCGTCTACCTCGACGTCAGCACGCGCATGCCGGCCGAGACCATCCGCAAGCGCCTGCCGTCGATGTACCACCAGTTCAAGGAGCTGGCCGACGTCGACATCACGGCCCAGCCGATGGAGGTCGGCCCGACCTGCCACTACGTGATGGGCGGCGTGGAGGTCGACCCGGACACCACGGCCGCGCTCGGCCGCGTGCGCGGGCTGTTCGCGGCCGGCGAGGTCTCCGGCGGCATGCACGGCTCCAACCGGCTCGGCGGCAACTCCCTCTCCGACCTGCTGGTCTTCGGCAAGCGGGCGGGCGAGCACGCGGCGTCCTACGTGTCGTCGTCCTCCCGGCCACGGGTGTCCGCCGCCGCGCTCGACGCCGCGGTGGCCACCGCGCTCGGGCCGCTGGAGCGCAGCGGTGGCGACAACCCGTACCACCTGCAGCAGGAACTTCAGGCGATCATGGGTGACCTGGTCGGCATCATCCGGCGCGAGTCCGAGCTGTCCGAGGCGCTGAAGCGGCTGCACGAGCTGCGCGCCCGGGTCGCGGCCGTGAGCGCGGCCGGCGGCCGCCGCTACAACCCCGGCTGGCACCTGGCACTGGACCTGCGGAACATGCTGGTGGTCTCCGAGTGCACCGCGCGCGCCGCGCTGGAGCGGGCCGAGTCGCGCGGCGGGCACACCCGCGAGGACTTCCCCGGGATGGACCCGGTGTGGCGGCAGGTCAACCTGGTCTGCGCACTGGACGGCGAGGACGTGACGCTGGCCCGCAAGCCGCTGCCGCGCATGCGGCCGGAGCTGCTGCGCCTGTTCGAGCGCACCGAGATGTCGAAGTACCTGACCGACGAGGAACTGGCCGAGTTCGACGCGCTGCCGGAGGCATGA
- a CDS encoding succinate dehydrogenase/fumarate reductase iron-sulfur subunit, translated as MGTTRNFRVWRGDADGGDLHDFQVEVNEGEVVLDIIHRLQATQTPDLACRWNCKAGKCGSCSMEINGMPRLSCMTRMSTFTADETVTITPLRTFPVIRDLVTDVSYNYLKARETPAFAPPAELAPGEYRMRQVDVERSQEFRKCIECFLCQNTCHVIRDHDENKPPFSGPRYFIRAAELDMHPLDSRSDRKEYAQASMGLGLCNITKCCTEVCPEHIKITDNAIIPMKERVVDRRFDPLVWLGRKIFRRDQLAETGPDPLIGTLPPPEAADGEPSPQRARRGPQAPAIDADGHMAITELTFENQGAGSPFGDDVRFPLPPDEINYHHPVRGETGRTPPEAIADAVRDEPHP; from the coding sequence ATGGGCACCACGCGCAACTTCAGGGTCTGGCGGGGCGACGCGGACGGCGGCGACCTGCACGACTTCCAGGTGGAGGTGAACGAGGGCGAGGTCGTGCTGGACATCATCCACCGGCTGCAGGCCACCCAGACACCGGACCTGGCCTGCAGGTGGAACTGCAAGGCCGGCAAGTGCGGCTCGTGCTCGATGGAGATCAACGGCATGCCGCGGCTGAGCTGCATGACCCGGATGTCCACGTTCACCGCGGACGAGACCGTCACGATCACGCCGCTGCGCACGTTCCCGGTCATCCGCGACCTGGTCACGGACGTGTCCTACAACTACCTGAAGGCCCGCGAGACGCCCGCGTTCGCACCGCCGGCCGAGCTGGCGCCGGGTGAGTACCGGATGCGGCAGGTGGACGTGGAGCGCTCGCAGGAGTTCCGCAAGTGCATCGAGTGCTTCCTCTGCCAGAACACCTGCCACGTGATCCGCGACCACGACGAGAACAAGCCGCCGTTCTCCGGACCGCGCTACTTCATCCGCGCGGCCGAGCTGGACATGCACCCGCTGGACTCGCGGTCCGACCGCAAGGAGTACGCGCAGGCGTCGATGGGGCTGGGCCTCTGCAACATCACGAAGTGCTGCACCGAGGTCTGCCCGGAGCACATCAAGATCACCGACAACGCGATCATCCCGATGAAGGAGCGCGTGGTCGACCGGCGCTTCGACCCGCTGGTCTGGCTCGGCCGCAAGATCTTCCGCCGGGATCAACTGGCCGAGACGGGCCCGGATCCGCTGATCGGCACGCTGCCGCCACCCGAGGCCGCCGACGGTGAGCCGTCCCCGCAGCGGGCGCGGCGCGGCCCGCAGGCGCCCGCGATCGACGCGGACGGGCACATGGCGATCACCGAGCTGACGTTCGAGAACCAGGGCGCCGGCTCCCCGTTCGGCGACGACGTGCGGTTTCCCCTCCCACCCGACGAGATCAACTACCACCATCCGGTACGCGGCGAGACCGGCCGCACCCCACCCGAGGCGATCGCCGACGCGGTCCGGGACGAGCCCCATCCCTGA
- a CDS encoding (deoxy)nucleoside triphosphate pyrophosphohydrolase has protein sequence MHTERARSKVVVGAAILSGGRVLACARSAPPEVAGRFEFPGGKVEPGESEIGALARECAEELGITVRPGERLGRDVPLGNGWAVLRVYLAELIGDAQPRALEHRELRWLAVDELDSVPWLPADEPIVEALRQHLTHGTPP, from the coding sequence GTGCACACGGAACGGGCCAGGTCGAAGGTCGTCGTCGGCGCCGCCATCCTCTCCGGCGGACGCGTCCTGGCCTGCGCGCGATCCGCGCCGCCCGAGGTCGCCGGCCGCTTCGAGTTCCCCGGTGGCAAGGTGGAGCCGGGCGAGTCCGAGATCGGCGCGCTGGCGCGCGAATGCGCGGAAGAGCTGGGCATCACGGTTCGGCCGGGGGAGCGCCTCGGCCGCGACGTGCCGCTCGGCAACGGGTGGGCGGTGCTCCGCGTCTACCTCGCGGAGCTGATCGGTGACGCACAGCCACGCGCGCTGGAGCACCGCGAGCTGCGGTGGCTCGCGGTGGACGAACTCGACTCGGTGCCCTGGCTGCCCGCGGACGAGCCGATCGTCGAGGCGCTCCGCCAGCACCTGACCCACGGCACGCCCCCGTGA
- a CDS encoding 4a-hydroxytetrahydrobiopterin dehydratase, translating into MRALWSNNGRTKNRDYLSDALTVLSGWTRDGQQLSRTLALDEAQHADLTERIQVAADALHLRPEIRRLEGETRIRVSVAGADSITEGQVALAARIEDAYRTVTAV; encoded by the coding sequence ATGCGTGCTCTCTGGAGCAACAACGGTCGCACGAAAAATCGCGACTATCTGAGTGACGCCCTGACTGTGCTGTCCGGGTGGACCCGCGACGGCCAGCAGCTGAGCCGCACTCTGGCCCTCGACGAGGCGCAGCACGCCGACCTCACCGAGCGTATCCAGGTTGCGGCCGATGCGCTGCACCTGCGGCCCGAGATCCGCCGCCTCGAGGGCGAGACCCGGATCAGGGTCTCGGTCGCCGGCGCCGACTCCATAACGGAGGGTCAGGTCGCCCTCGCCGCGCGTATCGAGGATGCGTACCGTACCGTCACCGCCGTTTAG
- a CDS encoding PH domain-containing protein: MAQATYDRKEQLKQIESGLLEGEDIIAVYDAVGVGTGFIGLTSRRVIIQDKSFVGKKFAITSIPYSKVTSVSVVSNASWAGSFFGSSTIAINVGTHTYEVEFRGDHKAHHVHNVILFYIS, encoded by the coding sequence ATGGCACAGGCGACCTATGACCGCAAGGAACAGCTGAAGCAGATCGAGAGCGGCCTCCTGGAGGGCGAGGACATCATCGCCGTCTACGACGCGGTCGGCGTCGGCACCGGCTTCATCGGCCTGACCAGCCGCCGCGTGATCATCCAGGACAAGTCGTTCGTCGGCAAGAAGTTCGCGATCACCAGCATCCCCTACTCCAAGGTGACCAGCGTCAGCGTGGTCAGCAACGCCTCCTGGGCCGGCTCCTTCTTCGGCTCCAGCACCATCGCGATCAACGTCGGCACCCACACCTACGAGGTCGAGTTCCGCGGCGACCACAAGGCCCACCACGTCCACAACGTCATCCTCTTCTACATCTCGTAG
- a CDS encoding Uma2 family endonuclease: MTAVPEWMRPPRPEGWFADDLDELPQAPRHTELIDGALVFMMSPQRAWHARLVTALVLALAEQAPPGVEVEREMTIRLDERNRPEPDLLATTAAYDPDRTFFEPAVVLLVAEVVSPESAHRDRTVKLRKYAEAGIGHYWRIEDEDGAPVVHAYELDGPTRSYAPTGIFRHELRSTTPFPVTIDLDRLLPGRTS, from the coding sequence ATGACCGCGGTGCCCGAATGGATGCGGCCGCCACGCCCCGAGGGGTGGTTCGCCGATGATCTCGACGAGCTTCCCCAGGCGCCCCGTCATACCGAACTCATCGATGGAGCGCTCGTCTTCATGATGTCCCCCCAGCGGGCCTGGCATGCTCGGCTCGTCACCGCACTGGTGCTCGCGCTCGCCGAGCAGGCGCCACCGGGGGTCGAGGTCGAGCGGGAGATGACGATCCGGCTGGACGAGCGGAACCGGCCCGAACCCGACCTGCTGGCGACGACGGCGGCCTACGATCCGGACCGCACCTTCTTCGAGCCGGCCGTTGTCCTGCTGGTCGCCGAGGTGGTCTCGCCCGAGTCGGCACACCGGGACCGGACCGTCAAGCTGCGCAAATACGCGGAGGCCGGCATCGGGCACTACTGGCGCATCGAGGACGAGGACGGCGCGCCGGTCGTGCACGCCTACGAACTCGACGGCCCCACCCGGTCGTACGCACCGACCGGGATCTTCCGTCACGAACTCCGCAGCACCACGCCGTTCCCGGTCACGATCGACCTCGACCGGCTGCTACCCGGCCGCACCAGCTGA
- a CDS encoding PIN domain-containing protein, translating into MARRQLNHDGTLVLDSEGLSKLLADSEQVVALVAEARSRGMEVVISALTIIEAVHARTNQARLRWVLSGLRVVPVGDEEARAASKLLMNAGLHGHKYAIDAAVAEAALRQHRPVVMLTSDVDDMSRLCGDRVRLVAV; encoded by the coding sequence GTGGCCCGCCGCCAGCTGAACCACGATGGGACGCTGGTCCTCGACAGCGAGGGTTTGTCAAAGCTGCTTGCCGACAGCGAGCAGGTGGTGGCTCTGGTGGCCGAGGCGCGCTCGCGTGGCATGGAGGTCGTGATCAGCGCGCTCACCATCATCGAGGCTGTCCACGCTCGCACGAACCAGGCACGTCTGCGCTGGGTGCTCTCCGGACTCCGCGTGGTCCCGGTGGGCGACGAAGAGGCGAGGGCGGCATCGAAGCTGCTGATGAACGCCGGTCTCCACGGTCACAAGTACGCGATCGACGCCGCGGTCGCCGAGGCCGCGCTGCGCCAGCACCGTCCCGTGGTCATGCTGACCTCCGACGTCGACGACATGTCCAGGCTCTGCGGCGACCGCGTTCGGCTCGTGGCGGTGTGA
- a CDS encoding HNH endonuclease, whose product MGSWLEDIVAVLDTLGGTGTYDEIYAGIEQVRSNLPPSWKDIVRRQIQDRSSDSAGFKGRQDLFFSVDGLGRGVWGQRSAVVDTPKAADLPDEIAGRALPDGNASPGRALQKTYRLLRDTRLAREIKLLHRDRCQLCDLVLRLDAARTYSEAHHIIPVGNPHNGPDVAGNIIVLCPNHHALCDYGAIPLERSRIREITGHVISDASLEYHNSRIHRMDIARSVRGRQVTFDM is encoded by the coding sequence ATGGGGAGCTGGCTCGAGGACATCGTCGCTGTTCTGGATACTCTCGGCGGGACGGGGACCTACGACGAGATCTACGCCGGAATCGAGCAAGTACGGTCCAACCTTCCACCATCGTGGAAAGACATCGTCCGGCGCCAGATACAGGACCGTTCCTCCGATTCGGCGGGCTTCAAGGGACGGCAGGACCTCTTCTTCTCCGTCGACGGGCTCGGGAGAGGCGTATGGGGACAGCGGTCGGCGGTGGTCGACACGCCGAAGGCGGCCGACCTGCCCGATGAGATCGCCGGACGGGCGCTGCCCGACGGAAACGCTTCCCCCGGTCGTGCCTTGCAGAAGACGTATCGGCTGTTGCGTGACACCAGACTGGCGCGGGAAATCAAGCTGCTGCACCGGGATCGTTGTCAGCTCTGCGACCTCGTACTGAGGTTGGACGCCGCTCGAACATATTCTGAGGCCCACCACATCATCCCCGTCGGCAACCCGCACAACGGGCCGGATGTCGCCGGGAACATCATCGTGCTGTGCCCCAATCATCACGCGCTCTGCGACTACGGGGCGATTCCGCTCGAGCGATCCCGCATCCGTGAGATAACGGGCCACGTCATCTCCGACGCCAGCCTTGAGTATCACAACTCCCGGATCCATCGAATGGACATCGCCCGTTCGGTGCGGGGGCGTCAGGTGACTTTCGATATGTGA
- the ychF gene encoding redox-regulated ATPase YchF, giving the protein MSLSIGIVGLPNVGKSTLFNALTKNDVLAANYPFATIEPNVGVVGLPDERLDKLAEIFESQKIIPAPVSFVDIAGLVRGASKGQGRGNAFLANIRDASAICQVVRAFSDPNVVHVDGKVSPKDDIETINTELILADLQTLEKAIPRLDKEAKLKKDRAAVAAAAKAAAELLDGGTTLYAGAAKAGIEIELLHELHLLTSKPFLYVFNVDEEELANAEFLASLRDLVAPAEAVFMDAKIESELIDLPEDEARELLESIGQTEPGLNQLIRVGFRTLGLQTYLTAGPKEARAWTVPIGATAPEAAGVIHSDFQRGFIKAEIVGFGDLTTAGSMSAAKSAGKVRMEGKEYIMQDGDVVEFRFNV; this is encoded by the coding sequence GTGAGTCTCAGCATCGGCATCGTCGGCCTGCCCAACGTCGGCAAGAGCACCCTGTTCAACGCCCTGACCAAGAACGACGTGCTCGCGGCGAACTACCCGTTCGCCACGATCGAGCCCAACGTCGGCGTGGTCGGGCTGCCGGACGAGCGGCTGGACAAGCTGGCCGAGATCTTCGAGTCGCAGAAGATCATCCCGGCGCCGGTCTCGTTCGTCGACATCGCCGGCCTGGTCCGCGGCGCGTCGAAGGGGCAGGGCCGCGGCAACGCGTTCCTGGCGAACATCCGCGACGCCTCCGCGATCTGCCAGGTCGTCCGCGCGTTCTCCGACCCCAACGTGGTGCACGTCGACGGCAAGGTCTCGCCGAAGGACGACATCGAGACGATCAACACCGAGCTGATCCTCGCCGACCTGCAGACGCTGGAGAAGGCCATCCCGCGGCTGGACAAGGAGGCGAAGCTCAAGAAGGACCGCGCCGCCGTCGCCGCCGCCGCGAAGGCCGCCGCCGAACTGCTCGACGGGGGCACCACGCTCTACGCGGGCGCGGCCAAGGCCGGCATCGAGATCGAGCTGCTGCACGAACTGCACCTGCTCACCTCCAAGCCGTTCCTCTACGTCTTCAACGTCGACGAGGAGGAGCTGGCCAACGCCGAGTTCCTCGCGTCGCTGCGTGACCTGGTCGCACCGGCCGAGGCCGTCTTCATGGACGCCAAGATCGAGTCCGAGCTGATCGACCTCCCCGAGGACGAGGCCCGCGAGCTGCTGGAGTCCATCGGCCAGACCGAGCCCGGCCTCAACCAGCTGATCCGCGTCGGCTTCCGCACCCTGGGCCTGCAGACCTACCTCACGGCCGGCCCCAAGGAGGCCCGCGCCTGGACCGTCCCGATCGGCGCCACCGCCCCCGAGGCCGCCGGCGTCATCCACTCGGACTTCCAGCGCGGCTTCATCAAGGCCGAGATCGTCGGGTTCGGCGACCTCACCACCGCCGGCTCCATGTCCGCCGCCAAGTCCGCCGGCAAGGTCCGCATGGAGGGCAAGGAATACATCATGCAGGACGGCGACGTCGTCGAGTTCCGCTTCAACGTCTGA